The following proteins are co-located in the Phragmites australis chromosome 10, lpPhrAust1.1, whole genome shotgun sequence genome:
- the LOC133931114 gene encoding protein ABERRANT PANICLE ORGANIZATION 1-like, with product MDPRVWRRLPQPLVDRVLACLPTPSFLRLRAACRRFYSLLFSSPFLHSHLLLSPHLPFFAFAVPSAPGHLLLLDPIGQVPSWSRLPLPLPAPGAGQSFSPAAASAGLLAFLSDASGHKTLMLANPITRLLAPLPICPNARLSPTVGLAAGPTSFIAVVAGDDLVSPFAVKNISADTFVADAASVPPSGFWAPSSLLPRLSSLDPRAGMAFASGRFYCMSSSPFAVLVFDVAANVWSKVQPPMRRFLRSPALVELGGGRESEARVALVAAVEKSRLSVPRSVRVWTLRGGHGGAGGSGGGGGGAWTEVARMPPDVHAQFSAAEGGRGFECAAHGDFVVLAPRGPVSPVLVFDSCRDEWRWAPPCPYPYVGNGAAGGAGLRVFAYEPRLATPAIGLLDATAPVALHGMQG from the exons ATGGACCCCCGCGTGTGGCGCCGCCTGCCGCAGCCGCTGGTGGACCGCGTGCTGGCGTGCCTCCCGACCCCGTCcttcctccgcctccgcgccgccTGCCGCCGCTTCTACAGCCTCCTCTTCTCCTCGCCCTTCCTCCActcccacctgctcctctcCCCACACCTCCCCTTCTTCGCTTTCGCAGTCCCCTCCGCGCCGGGGCACCTCCTCCTTCTCGACCCCATCGGGCAGGTGCCTTCATGGTCCCGTCTCCCGCTGCCGCTCCCAGCGCCCGGAGCTGGGCAGTCGTTCTCCCCGGCGGCCGCGTCTGCTGGCCTGCTCGCGTTCCTGTCGGACGCGTCCGGACACAAGACGCTGATGCTCGCAAACCCCATCACGCGCCTCCTCGCGCCGCTGCCGATCTGCCCCAACGCGCGCCTCTCTCCCACCGTTGGCCTCGCCGCCGGACCCACCTCCTTCATCGCCGTCGTGGCCGGGGACGACCTCGTGTCCCCCTTTGCCGTCAAGAACATCTCCGCCGACACCTTCGTCGCCGATGCTGCCTCTGTCCCGCCCTCCGGCTTCTGGGCCCCAAGCTCTCTCCTCCCACGCCTCTCCTCCCTCGACCCCCGCGCCGGCATGGCCTTCGCCTCCGGAAG GTTCTACTGCATGAGCTCGTCGCCGTTTGCAGTGCTCGTGTTCGACGTGGCGGCCAACGTCTGGAGCAAGGTGCAGCCGCCGATGAGGAGGTTCCTGCGTTCGCCGGCGCTGGTGGAACTCGGCGGCGGGAGGGAGAGCGAGGCGAGGGTGGCGCTGGTTGCGGCCGTCGAGAAGAGCCGCCTCAGCGTGCCACGGAGCGTACGCGTGTGGACGCTACGCGGCGGGCACGGAGGAGCAGgcggtagcggcggcggcggcggcggggcgtgGACAGAGGTGGCGCGGATGCCGCCCGACGTGCACGCACAGTTCTCGGCGGCCGAGGGCGGGCGCGGTTTCGAGTGCGCCGCGCACGGCGACTTCGTCGTGCTCGCTCCCCGCGGCCCGGTAAGCCCCGTGCTGGTGTTCGACTCGTGCCGCGACGAGTGGCGGTGGGCGCCGCCGTGCCCGTACCCATACGTCGGGAATGGCGCGGCAGGGGGCGCGGGGCTCAGGGTCTTCGCTTACGAGCCCCGCCTGGCGACGCCGGCCATCGGTCTCCTGGACGCCACGGCACCGGTAGCCTTGCATGGCATGCAGGGCTAG